One Mycobacterium kubicae genomic window carries:
- a CDS encoding tyrosine-type recombinase/integrase: MLVQRVLMPTSSLESWTVLGDGGGSVEPIERYLAYLTDIERSPNTVKAYAHDLKDWFVFLDARSLNWREVRLEDLGEFVSWLRLPPAGRAGAVVLLPSAEHHCSAGTVNRKLAAISGLYTFHARHGVDLGDLVTELHPGRRRRSGWKPFLYHLSSGQPERRRTIKLRTPRQHPTILTAGQVQAILDACIHLRDRLLWALLWDTGIRIGEALGLRHEDVAAAEGELTVAPRSNDNRARAKSATPRTIPISPQLIRLYADYLHDEYGDLDSDYVFVNLWGEPFGHPWGYPAVYDLVLRLRRSTGIDFDPHWYRHTYATRLLRQNTPIEVVSTLLGHSSIATTMDIYGHLSVEDARRALEAAGFLTGQEVQW, encoded by the coding sequence ATGCTTGTGCAACGGGTACTGATGCCCACTTCGTCGCTTGAATCCTGGACGGTCCTCGGCGACGGAGGCGGCTCGGTGGAGCCAATCGAGCGCTACCTGGCCTATCTGACCGACATCGAGCGGTCCCCGAACACGGTCAAGGCCTATGCGCACGACCTGAAGGACTGGTTCGTCTTCCTCGACGCTCGCAGCCTGAACTGGCGCGAGGTCCGATTGGAGGATCTCGGGGAGTTCGTGTCCTGGCTGCGGCTGCCGCCGGCTGGCCGGGCTGGCGCAGTGGTGCTGTTGCCCTCGGCTGAGCATCACTGCTCTGCGGGAACCGTCAACCGGAAGCTGGCGGCGATCAGCGGCCTCTACACGTTTCACGCCCGGCACGGAGTCGACCTCGGCGACTTGGTCACTGAACTGCACCCAGGTCGGCGCCGGCGCTCGGGATGGAAGCCGTTCCTCTACCACCTGAGCAGCGGCCAGCCGGAGCGGCGGCGCACGATCAAGCTCCGGACCCCGCGTCAGCATCCGACCATTCTGACCGCCGGTCAGGTGCAGGCGATCCTAGATGCCTGCATCCACCTGCGGGATCGCTTGTTGTGGGCGTTGTTGTGGGACACAGGGATTCGGATTGGTGAAGCGCTAGGTCTGCGTCACGAGGACGTGGCCGCTGCCGAGGGTGAGTTGACGGTCGCGCCGCGATCCAACGACAACAGGGCGCGCGCCAAGTCGGCGACACCGCGCACCATCCCGATCAGCCCGCAGCTCATCCGCCTCTACGCCGACTACCTGCACGACGAATACGGCGATCTGGACTCCGACTACGTGTTCGTCAACCTCTGGGGCGAACCGTTCGGGCACCCGTGGGGCTATCCCGCGGTCTACGACCTGGTGTTGCGGCTGCGCCGGAGCACCGGCATCGACTTCGATCCCCACTGGTATCGGCACACCTACGCCACGCGTTTGCTCCGCCAGAACACCCCGATCGAGGTCGTCAGCACGCTGCTGGGACACTCCTCGATCGCGACCACGATGGACATTTACGGGCATCTGTCCGTCGAGGACGCCCGCCGGGCTCTGGAGGCGGCCGGCTTCCTGACCGGGCAGGAGGTGCAGTGGTGA